In Haloarcula sp. H-GB4, a single genomic region encodes these proteins:
- a CDS encoding methyl-accepting chemotaxis protein has translation MSSLPNRMMQATERALPDVIRRRYAAKFGVLLLGVVVVLALGGAAIHLDTGSLVESQTEEQILGVAESQSSSVSSWVSNKQSTTSFLASSIGDRSESTSDTDHQRWLEQKLIGLPGDVRALHYVDAADGTVTASTDDELNGVALSDVDDPWTDASGAVISSGPTGTSEAYQSGNESVIAFVQPVSGSEEYVVLTASLEARSHEFTSPFATGDVKVVGSNGQIILDNRKSSILEEYAATGDATDTSVDAALNGETGYKSVSARTGMEDGQYVMAYTPVTGTEWALLYHVPQDRAFALQSAVSQNIALLVALAVGALFVVGVTIGRGTANALSRVAESAEDIAAGDINSTLPETTRVDEMGQLYDSFASMQAYLTTAADQADALAEKRFDDPALDESIPGEFGAALEEMGEDIQTLITDVEAARDEAEAAKEDAESMASALEAKAAEFSNVMDKSAAGDLTQRMATDSDYDAMVDIAESFNEMIAELERTVNRIEGFAGTVDSSTETISASAQEVRSASESVSESVQQIAEGADEQNRNIQQVSDEMTDLSATVEEITSSTDEVASKSQQAVNDGESGREYAEQAAAEIEALERKSTEAIEQVESLAEEMERIGEVTTLIDEIAEQTNMLALNANIEAARAGEAGEGFAVVAREIKTLAEETQEATTDIESMIGDIRSRTDSTVEDMRDMGESVDAGKETVENATDALTSIVQQVNEANDGVQAISDATDEQAASMEEVVSMSEEVGSISEETSAEAENVAASAEEQTASITEVTEKIQSLSSQATDLKDLIDQFETSDADGSSELGSHGSDGTALTDD, from the coding sequence ATGAGTTCGCTCCCGAATCGGATGATGCAGGCGACGGAACGTGCGCTCCCTGACGTTATTCGGCGGCGGTACGCGGCGAAGTTCGGCGTCCTGTTGCTCGGTGTGGTCGTCGTGCTCGCACTGGGCGGCGCGGCCATCCACCTCGACACGGGGTCGCTGGTCGAGTCACAGACCGAGGAGCAGATTCTCGGTGTCGCAGAGTCCCAGTCGAGTTCCGTCTCGAGTTGGGTCTCGAACAAGCAATCTACGACGTCGTTCCTTGCGTCGTCTATCGGTGACCGGTCCGAATCAACCTCGGATACAGACCACCAGCGGTGGCTCGAACAGAAGCTCATCGGGCTCCCGGGAGATGTCCGGGCGCTTCATTACGTCGACGCTGCTGACGGCACAGTCACCGCCAGCACCGACGACGAACTGAACGGTGTCGCACTGAGCGACGTTGACGACCCGTGGACCGACGCGAGCGGGGCAGTCATCTCATCAGGACCAACGGGCACGTCCGAAGCGTACCAGAGCGGGAACGAATCGGTTATCGCGTTCGTCCAGCCCGTCTCCGGCAGCGAGGAATACGTTGTGCTGACGGCATCGCTTGAGGCGCGCTCCCACGAGTTCACGTCACCGTTTGCGACCGGCGACGTGAAGGTCGTCGGGTCAAACGGGCAGATCATCCTCGACAACCGGAAAAGCTCGATTCTCGAAGAGTACGCGGCAACCGGGGACGCGACCGACACGAGTGTCGACGCGGCACTGAACGGCGAAACCGGCTACAAGTCCGTCTCCGCCAGAACGGGGATGGAAGACGGGCAGTACGTGATGGCGTACACGCCGGTGACCGGCACTGAGTGGGCGTTGCTGTATCACGTTCCCCAGGACCGCGCGTTCGCACTGCAGTCGGCTGTCTCACAGAATATCGCGCTCCTGGTGGCGCTTGCCGTCGGGGCACTGTTCGTCGTCGGTGTGACAATCGGGCGCGGAACCGCAAACGCACTCTCCCGCGTGGCCGAAAGCGCCGAGGACATCGCCGCCGGTGATATCAATAGCACCCTCCCGGAGACTACGCGCGTCGACGAGATGGGACAGTTGTACGACTCATTCGCGTCGATGCAGGCGTACCTGACGACCGCCGCTGACCAGGCTGACGCGCTCGCGGAAAAGCGGTTCGACGACCCGGCGCTCGACGAAAGCATCCCCGGGGAGTTCGGCGCGGCGCTGGAAGAGATGGGCGAAGACATCCAGACGTTGATTACCGACGTCGAGGCCGCCAGAGACGAGGCGGAGGCGGCGAAAGAAGACGCGGAGTCGATGGCGTCTGCTCTCGAAGCGAAGGCAGCCGAGTTCAGCAACGTGATGGACAAGTCGGCGGCCGGGGATCTCACCCAGCGGATGGCCACCGACAGCGACTACGACGCGATGGTCGATATCGCGGAGAGTTTCAACGAGATGATCGCGGAACTCGAACGGACGGTCAACCGCATCGAAGGGTTCGCCGGCACTGTCGACAGCTCGACAGAGACGATTTCCGCGAGCGCACAGGAAGTGCGGTCGGCCAGCGAGTCGGTGAGCGAGTCGGTGCAACAGATCGCTGAGGGCGCTGACGAGCAAAACCGGAACATCCAGCAGGTGAGCGACGAGATGACCGATCTGTCGGCGACTGTTGAGGAAATCACCTCATCCACCGACGAAGTCGCCTCGAAGTCCCAACAGGCCGTCAACGACGGCGAATCCGGCCGCGAATACGCCGAGCAGGCCGCCGCCGAAATCGAGGCGCTCGAACGGAAGTCCACCGAGGCAATCGAACAGGTGGAGTCCCTTGCGGAGGAGATGGAGCGCATCGGCGAGGTCACGACGCTCATCGACGAAATCGCGGAACAGACGAACATGCTCGCGCTCAACGCGAACATCGAAGCCGCGCGAGCTGGTGAGGCGGGCGAAGGGTTCGCTGTCGTGGCCCGCGAAATCAAGACGCTCGCCGAGGAGACGCAGGAAGCAACGACCGATATCGAGTCGATGATCGGCGATATCCGGTCCCGGACGGACTCCACCGTCGAGGACATGCGAGACATGGGCGAGAGCGTCGATGCCGGCAAAGAGACGGTCGAAAACGCGACCGATGCGCTGACCAGTATCGTCCAGCAGGTCAACGAAGCCAACGACGGCGTGCAGGCTATCAGCGACGCGACCGACGAGCAGGCGGCCTCGATGGAAGAGGTCGTCTCGATGTCCGAGGAAGTCGGCTCGATCAGCGAGGAGACATCTGCCGAGGCCGAGAACGTTGCCGCGTCCGCCGAGGAACAGACGGCGTCGATCACGGAGGTCACCGAGAAGATACAGTCGCTCTCCAGTCAGGCGACCGACCTCAAGGATCTCATCGACCAGTTCGAAACCAGCGATGCCGATGGCAGTAGTGAACTGGGGTCACACGGGTCGGACGGAACCGCGCTGACCGACGACTGA
- a CDS encoding ABC transporter substrate-binding protein: MYSDSRRGVLKKCIAAGSLGLSSGCLGTLSGSGGTVQFGALLPLSGALAPLGQHGKRMVEQAVSDVNAAGGIGGTDVEVTILDTEASAEIAVEQYRTLVDRGVIGFVGGLVSDASLALAPEAANDEIMEVSPASTAPQLSTAGQANGRKYFGRTVPSDGTQAVVMAKAVDDSLYIDADSVALLSIDNSFGAGLADAQREALDAEIVADVRYDPASESFGDTIGDVFQNDPDAVSFTSVSGQERGILDAYSQSEYDVPWVLSAGMFGGDLPSYYDGFYSASLSSARTQAYFELVRRLPDIDQPRAYSVNAYDALFLMACAAEQAGEASGPAIAETIQSVSGGSGHTVSVGDFGRVRSLTDAGRAVNYQGASGGVDLTANLEPLSSYLIERVNNGSVESLELLQSRFFESGGNQ; the protein is encoded by the coding sequence ATGTACTCAGATTCGAGGCGTGGCGTTCTCAAAAAATGTATCGCAGCTGGGAGCTTGGGCCTCTCGTCTGGCTGCCTTGGGACTCTGAGCGGGAGCGGGGGCACTGTGCAGTTTGGTGCGCTCCTTCCGCTCAGTGGTGCGCTCGCTCCGCTCGGGCAACACGGCAAGCGCATGGTTGAGCAGGCAGTGAGCGACGTCAACGCGGCCGGTGGTATCGGCGGTACCGACGTTGAAGTGACCATCCTCGATACCGAAGCCAGCGCTGAAATCGCTGTCGAGCAGTACCGGACGCTTGTCGACCGTGGTGTCATCGGCTTCGTCGGTGGCCTCGTCAGTGACGCGTCACTCGCTCTCGCACCGGAGGCGGCCAACGACGAGATCATGGAGGTCAGCCCCGCCAGTACTGCCCCACAGCTATCGACGGCCGGCCAAGCCAACGGGCGGAAGTACTTCGGCAGAACGGTGCCAAGCGACGGGACGCAAGCAGTCGTGATGGCGAAGGCCGTCGACGACTCGCTGTACATCGACGCGGACTCCGTCGCGTTACTGAGTATCGACAATTCGTTCGGTGCTGGACTGGCAGACGCACAGCGTGAGGCACTGGACGCTGAGATCGTCGCCGACGTTCGGTACGACCCGGCGTCGGAATCGTTCGGCGACACGATCGGGGACGTGTTCCAGAACGACCCTGATGCCGTCAGCTTCACTAGCGTCTCCGGCCAGGAGCGCGGTATCCTTGATGCGTACAGCCAGTCGGAGTACGACGTTCCATGGGTGCTGTCTGCGGGGATGTTCGGTGGCGACCTCCCGTCGTACTACGATGGGTTCTACAGCGCGTCACTGTCCTCTGCGCGAACGCAGGCGTACTTCGAACTCGTCCGCCGACTCCCGGATATCGACCAGCCCAGAGCGTACTCGGTCAACGCCTACGACGCGCTGTTTTTGATGGCGTGTGCCGCCGAACAGGCCGGTGAAGCCAGCGGTCCGGCAATCGCCGAGACCATTCAGTCGGTCTCCGGCGGGTCTGGACACACTGTTTCAGTCGGTGACTTCGGTCGTGTTCGGTCACTCACTGACGCAGGCCGAGCAGTGAATTACCAGGGCGCATCCGGTGGCGTCGACCTGACAGCGAACCTCGAACCGCTGAGTTCGTACCTGATCGAACGGGTCAATAATGGGTCAGTCGAGTCGCTGGAGCTATTGCAGTCACGGTTCTTCGAATCGGGAGGGAATCAATGA
- the ftsZ gene encoding cell division protein FtsZ, whose translation MDSIIDDAIDEAEQDGEDAAGGTVDETTSTPSQDMSTSGTMSDEELASVVKDLETKITVVGCGGAGGNTVTRMMEEGIHGAKLVAANTDAQHLADEVAADTKILIGRKRTGGRGAGSVPKIGEEAAQEDIEDIQQSIDGSDMVFVTAGLGGGTGTGAAPVVAQAAQEAGALTISIVTIPFTAEGERRRANADAGLERLRSVSDTVIVVPNDRLLDYAPSMPLQDAFKICDRVLMRSVKGMTELITKPGLVNVDFADVRTIMENGGVAMIGLGESDSENKAQDSIRSALRSPLLDVEFDGANSALVNVVGGPDMSIEEAEGVVEEIYDRIDPDARIIWGASVNNEFEGKMETMIVVTGVESPQIYGQSEAEQEKAAQQLGEDIDYVD comes from the coding sequence ATGGATTCGATAATTGACGACGCTATCGACGAGGCAGAACAAGACGGGGAGGACGCGGCTGGTGGAACCGTCGACGAAACGACATCGACGCCGTCCCAAGACATGTCCACATCGGGGACGATGTCCGACGAGGAACTGGCAAGCGTCGTCAAAGATCTGGAGACGAAGATTACGGTCGTCGGCTGTGGTGGCGCTGGCGGGAACACGGTCACCCGGATGATGGAGGAGGGCATCCACGGGGCCAAACTCGTCGCCGCAAACACCGACGCACAGCACCTTGCCGACGAGGTGGCCGCCGACACCAAGATTCTCATCGGCCGCAAGCGTACCGGTGGCCGCGGCGCGGGCTCCGTTCCGAAAATCGGCGAGGAGGCCGCACAGGAAGATATTGAGGACATCCAGCAGTCTATCGACGGTTCAGATATGGTGTTCGTCACCGCCGGCCTCGGCGGCGGAACCGGGACTGGCGCGGCCCCGGTCGTCGCACAGGCCGCGCAGGAAGCTGGCGCACTCACCATTTCTATCGTCACGATTCCCTTCACCGCGGAGGGTGAGCGCCGCCGTGCGAACGCCGACGCTGGCCTCGAACGACTCCGTTCGGTCTCCGATACGGTCATTGTCGTACCGAATGACCGCCTGCTTGACTACGCGCCGTCGATGCCGCTGCAGGATGCGTTCAAAATCTGTGACCGCGTGCTGATGCGCTCGGTCAAGGGCATGACCGAACTGATTACCAAACCCGGCCTCGTTAACGTGGACTTCGCCGACGTTCGGACCATCATGGAGAACGGCGGTGTCGCGATGATCGGGCTCGGCGAATCAGACTCCGAGAATAAGGCACAGGACTCTATCCGCTCGGCACTCCGCTCCCCGCTGCTGGACGTGGAGTTCGACGGCGCGAACTCGGCGCTCGTCAACGTCGTCGGTGGCCCCGACATGAGCATCGAAGAAGCAGAGGGTGTCGTCGAGGAGATCTACGACCGTATCGACCCTGACGCTCGTATCATCTGGGGTGCGTCGGTCAACAACGAGTTCGAGGGCAAGATGGAGACGATGATCGTCGTCACTGGTGTCGAGAGCCCACAAATCTACGGCCAGAGTGAGGCCGAACAGGAGAAGGCCGCACAGCAACTCGGCGAAGACATCGACTACGTCGACTAA
- a CDS encoding D-aminoacyl-tRNA deacylase, with translation MLGIVVSHADAASTHIGEHLRTLRGWEPSVDETRPASEGGGTVYRTDSVELREFEALHLDIENVAAAFDDLDLLVFASKHAGETDELLTAHHTGNFGVAEYGGEDGQFARACPGAHKAVVSALQRHAPPDYEVGMECTHHGPTDVGVPSMFVEVGSAEPQWEDPDAAEAAARAILDLADEPADRPRENGTRRHLLGVGGGHYAPRFERVVRETDWAVGHLAANWSLDALAEWADSDEEHDTVLDRAFRASAADYALMEGDRPDLTAAIESLGYRVVSETFVQETTGVDLGLVETLEDAVRPVDDGLRFGELAPGYDGEWTVLDLPDELISDVRGIDSAALRETIDRQSIAYATEQNGTVLTGPIVCPAMTELEAVVDPLVEILERRFDSVERNADELIARETAFDPDLARTADIPEGPKFGKLASGESVEIDGEEINPKRFQRERIRRYTL, from the coding sequence ATGCTTGGAATCGTTGTCTCACATGCCGACGCGGCGTCGACTCACATCGGGGAGCACCTTCGCACCCTGCGGGGCTGGGAGCCAAGCGTCGACGAGACGCGACCCGCTTCCGAGGGCGGCGGCACGGTGTACCGAACAGACAGCGTCGAACTCCGCGAGTTCGAGGCGTTACATTTGGACATCGAAAACGTCGCGGCGGCGTTTGACGATCTAGACCTGCTGGTGTTCGCTTCAAAACACGCCGGCGAGACGGACGAACTCCTGACGGCTCACCACACTGGGAACTTCGGCGTCGCGGAGTACGGCGGCGAAGACGGGCAGTTCGCCCGCGCCTGTCCCGGTGCTCACAAGGCCGTGGTGTCAGCGCTCCAGCGCCACGCCCCGCCGGACTACGAGGTTGGGATGGAGTGTACGCACCACGGCCCGACAGACGTCGGCGTCCCGTCGATGTTCGTCGAAGTCGGCAGCGCGGAGCCACAGTGGGAGGACCCTGACGCCGCCGAAGCCGCCGCCAGAGCGATACTGGACCTCGCCGACGAACCGGCTGACAGGCCACGTGAGAACGGGACGCGCCGCCACCTCCTCGGCGTCGGCGGCGGCCACTACGCCCCGCGGTTCGAGCGGGTCGTCCGTGAGACGGACTGGGCGGTCGGCCACCTTGCCGCCAACTGGTCGTTAGACGCGCTGGCGGAGTGGGCCGACAGCGACGAGGAGCACGACACCGTTCTCGACCGCGCCTTCCGGGCCAGCGCGGCCGACTACGCCCTCATGGAGGGCGACCGGCCGGACCTCACGGCTGCCATCGAGTCGCTGGGCTACCGCGTCGTCAGCGAGACGTTCGTTCAGGAGACGACCGGTGTCGACCTTGGCCTCGTCGAGACGCTGGAAGACGCTGTCCGGCCGGTCGACGACGGGCTCAGGTTCGGGGAGCTCGCACCCGGATACGATGGCGAGTGGACCGTACTCGACCTCCCGGACGAACTGATCTCGGACGTGCGCGGCATCGATAGTGCGGCATTGCGTGAGACTATCGACCGCCAGTCTATCGCGTACGCGACCGAGCAAAACGGCACCGTGCTCACCGGACCGATTGTCTGTCCAGCGATGACGGAGCTAGAAGCGGTCGTCGACCCGCTCGTCGAAATTCTCGAACGGCGCTTCGACAGCGTCGAGCGAAACGCGGACGAACTCATTGCCCGCGAGACAGCGTTCGATCCGGACCTCGCGCGAACTGCTGATATCCCTGAAGGACCGAAGTTCGGGAAACTCGCCTCGGGCGAATCGGTCGAAATCGATGGCGAAGAGATCAACCCGAAGCGGTTCCAGCGCGAGCGTATACGTCGATATACGTTGTGA
- a CDS encoding sodium:calcium antiporter, giving the protein MQVAVALALTVGWIYLFISGIEVGNVTTVAVSGLAVLGASFLLAWGAETAEKDVPRAFAIAVLAILAVAPEYAVDALYAWNAGAGGATTEACRQFTAAEIESATGGLARACHDANLAIANMTGANRILIGIGWAGIAVFTVWRAAKTRDPAVTKRDGFLKDAVQLDTDIATEISFLFLATLWAFLVPLGGGIGILDTLFLVGLYVAYIGLVLKSDIEHSEHTVGVPKYFQEWSLPWRPLVVLVLFGYSGAMIFTAVEPFAHGLEEIGVANGIPEFFMIQWVAPLASESPELIVVAVLVNKARSTAGFNALISSKLNQWTLLIGTIAVVYSIALGGYGVLPFDARQGAEIWITAAQSFFALAILVNFEISIREAVGLFALFISQVVLEFVIIRDLIAVPISSHDLLLAYTGLYVALGVGLFVQRRKALKHLFGLAGDAVRSAMGREPVHLENAD; this is encoded by the coding sequence ATGCAAGTCGCAGTCGCGCTGGCCCTGACTGTCGGCTGGATTTACTTATTCATTTCCGGCATCGAGGTCGGGAACGTGACCACCGTCGCAGTCAGTGGGCTCGCCGTCCTCGGGGCGTCGTTCCTCCTGGCCTGGGGCGCTGAAACCGCCGAGAAAGACGTACCGAGGGCGTTCGCTATCGCTGTTCTCGCTATCCTCGCCGTGGCTCCCGAGTACGCCGTCGACGCGCTGTACGCCTGGAACGCCGGGGCTGGTGGTGCGACAACGGAAGCCTGTCGCCAGTTCACGGCGGCAGAAATCGAGTCCGCGACCGGGGGGCTTGCTCGCGCCTGTCACGACGCAAACCTCGCGATTGCGAACATGACCGGCGCGAACCGCATCCTCATCGGCATCGGCTGGGCGGGCATCGCTGTGTTCACCGTCTGGCGCGCCGCAAAGACGCGGGACCCCGCAGTCACGAAACGCGATGGCTTCCTGAAAGACGCCGTCCAGCTTGACACCGACATCGCAACCGAGATTTCTTTCCTCTTTCTGGCGACGCTGTGGGCGTTTCTCGTCCCTCTTGGCGGCGGTATCGGTATCCTCGATACGCTGTTCCTGGTCGGCCTCTACGTCGCGTACATCGGCCTCGTGCTCAAGTCCGACATCGAACACAGCGAGCACACTGTGGGCGTGCCAAAGTACTTCCAGGAGTGGTCGCTGCCGTGGCGGCCGCTCGTCGTCCTAGTGCTGTTTGGCTACTCTGGCGCGATGATATTCACTGCAGTCGAGCCGTTCGCCCACGGCCTCGAAGAGATCGGCGTCGCGAACGGCATCCCCGAGTTCTTCATGATCCAGTGGGTTGCTCCGCTGGCCAGTGAGTCACCCGAACTCATCGTCGTCGCCGTGCTGGTCAACAAAGCCCGGTCGACCGCCGGGTTCAACGCCCTCATCTCCTCGAAACTCAATCAGTGGACGCTGCTCATCGGGACCATCGCGGTGGTGTACTCAATCGCGCTCGGCGGGTACGGTGTCCTGCCGTTCGACGCCAGACAGGGCGCGGAGATCTGGATTACAGCGGCCCAGTCCTTCTTCGCGCTCGCCATTCTGGTCAACTTCGAGATCAGTATCCGCGAAGCAGTCGGACTGTTCGCGCTGTTCATATCACAGGTGGTCCTAGAGTTCGTCATCATCAGGGACCTCATCGCTGTGCCGATATCGAGTCACGACCTCCTGCTGGCGTATACGGGCCTCTACGTCGCCCTCGGTGTGGGACTGTTCGTCCAGCGCCGCAAGGCGCTGAAACATCTATTCGGACTGGCCGGTGACGCTGTCCGGTCCGCGATGGGCCGTGAACCAGTCCATCTGGAGAACGCCGATTGA
- a CDS encoding shikimate dehydrogenase, translating to MDVYGLIGNPVGHSLSPPMHEAGYEALGLAARYVTFEPPADSGTKAIEAAETLGVDGLNVTIPFKQDVLDAVNPAPLAERIGAVNTVAFDGGTPTGYNTDAIGAVRALDHHDVSLSGTAVVVGAGGAGRAVAFGLADEGLSVRVANRTESKADALADEVPDASGHGLESLSGLLADADILVNCTSVGMEEDETPVPTDALHSGLAVLDAVYTPIETRLLQDAAAAGATTVDGAWMLLYQGVEAFERWTGEDAPVGRMNDQLREHL from the coding sequence ATGGACGTTTACGGACTCATCGGCAACCCGGTCGGGCACTCGCTATCGCCGCCGATGCACGAGGCAGGCTACGAGGCACTGGGACTTGCTGCACGCTACGTCACGTTCGAACCACCAGCGGACTCTGGTACCAAAGCCATCGAAGCGGCAGAGACGCTCGGAGTCGACGGCCTCAACGTCACGATTCCGTTCAAGCAGGACGTGCTAGACGCCGTTAACCCCGCGCCGCTCGCCGAGCGCATTGGTGCGGTCAACACTGTCGCCTTTGACGGCGGGACACCGACGGGCTACAACACCGACGCGATCGGTGCAGTCCGAGCGCTGGACCACCACGACGTGTCGCTGTCGGGCACGGCGGTCGTCGTCGGGGCCGGCGGTGCGGGGCGAGCGGTCGCGTTCGGCCTCGCCGATGAGGGACTGTCGGTGCGGGTCGCAAACCGTACCGAGTCAAAAGCCGACGCACTCGCCGACGAGGTCCCGGACGCGTCCGGCCATGGGCTCGAATCGCTCTCCGGCCTGCTTGCGGACGCCGACATCCTCGTCAACTGTACCAGCGTTGGGATGGAGGAAGACGAGACGCCGGTTCCCACCGACGCGCTACACAGCGGCCTCGCGGTGCTCGATGCGGTGTACACGCCGATCGAGACCCGCCTGCTACAGGACGCGGCGGCCGCTGGCGCGACGACTGTTGACGGCGCGTGGATGCTCCTGTATCAGGGGGTTGAGGCGTTTGAACGTTGGACTGGCGAGGACGCGCCCGTGGGCAGGATGAACGACCAGTTGCGCGAACACCTGTAG
- a CDS encoding helix-hairpin-helix domain-containing protein — protein MGLLQKLKSALGLDGTGSSTSGTNRDVDVTVEREPSTEDEDAVKGTNTATTTETHTSDTAAGDGTESGDGSATPAQTDESETAASPATTDDESASATDNSSTDTEPETAANDEASDSAATADEDPAEADDEDAAGTEDEGSTAPVTDIKGIGPAYADRLADIGIETVGELAAADAADIAADTDLSESRVSGWIERAEDF, from the coding sequence ATGGGTCTGCTTCAGAAATTGAAATCCGCCCTCGGGCTTGACGGGACTGGGTCATCCACGTCGGGAACCAATCGCGACGTGGACGTGACCGTCGAGCGAGAGCCCTCTACTGAAGACGAAGACGCTGTGAAAGGGACGAACACCGCGACGACTACCGAGACCCACACATCTGATACCGCGGCTGGGGACGGTACTGAATCAGGGGATGGGAGTGCGACACCTGCTCAGACAGACGAATCGGAAACTGCCGCGTCACCGGCCACCACCGACGACGAATCGGCATCTGCGACCGATAATTCCTCCACAGACACCGAGCCAGAAACGGCGGCCAACGACGAAGCCAGCGACTCGGCGGCCACCGCTGACGAGGACCCGGCCGAGGCTGACGACGAAGACGCAGCCGGGACCGAGGACGAGGGAAGTACTGCCCCCGTCACGGACATCAAGGGAATCGGCCCCGCCTACGCCGACCGACTCGCGGATATTGGTATCGAGACAGTGGGCGAACTGGCCGCTGCGGATGCAGCAGACATCGCCGCGGACACCGACCTCTCAGAGAGCCGTGTTTCGGGCTGGATCGAGCGGGCCGAAGACTTCTAA
- the pabB gene encoding aminodeoxychorismate synthase, component I encodes MPTVETDRTTFTDLAADAPAEARVPVEVRVDVDDPFLAYRRARDETGGVYLATTGGQSGWGYFGTAPADFREVDPRAGDTLAALTEFLDGEQLVRGDCDIPYPCGAVGWLSYDVARELESLPDSADADRALPNLQIARYDRFAAWEEPRGESVTLRVTACPRVGDFETPELAYEFGKQHALDLARAAVQGDPAVEDPPVEADEATFESDCTRESFANRVQTVKQSIREGDTFQANVSQRLRAPAAVHPVEAFDALRTVNPAPYSALLEFPGVDLVSASPELLLHRDGDRIETEPIAGTRPRGETPEADDRLEGDLLDDEKERAEHAMLVDLERNDLGKVSKFGSVEVSDYRRVDRYSEVMHLVSVVEGRLRDGASLQDAIAAVFPGGTITGAPKPRTMEIIDEVEATRRGPYTGSIGLFGFDGRATLNIVIRTLVRYAEEYHLRVGAGVVHDSDPDSEYQETLDKGRALVNAVDEALGRRVDLAMEEQQ; translated from the coding sequence ATGCCAACGGTCGAAACCGACCGGACTACGTTCACCGACCTCGCAGCCGACGCGCCCGCAGAGGCGCGCGTCCCTGTCGAGGTTCGAGTGGACGTTGATGACCCGTTTCTCGCCTACCGCCGGGCGCGCGATGAGACCGGCGGCGTGTATCTGGCGACCACCGGCGGCCAGTCTGGGTGGGGCTACTTCGGGACCGCTCCGGCGGACTTCCGCGAAGTCGACCCGAGAGCGGGTGACACCCTCGCCGCACTGACTGAGTTTCTCGACGGCGAACAGCTGGTTCGCGGTGACTGCGACATACCGTATCCCTGCGGGGCCGTCGGGTGGCTCTCATACGACGTGGCACGGGAACTGGAGTCCCTGCCCGACAGTGCCGACGCCGACCGTGCGCTCCCGAACTTACAGATAGCTCGATACGACCGCTTCGCCGCCTGGGAGGAACCCCGCGGTGAGTCGGTGACGCTGCGCGTGACAGCCTGTCCGCGGGTCGGTGATTTCGAGACACCCGAACTAGCCTACGAGTTCGGCAAGCAACATGCCCTTGACCTCGCACGGGCGGCCGTGCAGGGCGACCCTGCCGTCGAGGACCCGCCGGTTGAGGCCGACGAAGCGACCTTCGAGAGTGACTGCACGCGCGAGTCGTTTGCTAATCGGGTCCAAACAGTCAAGCAGTCCATCCGCGAGGGCGACACGTTCCAGGCGAACGTCTCACAACGCCTCCGCGCACCCGCCGCAGTCCACCCGGTCGAGGCCTTCGACGCACTTCGAACTGTGAACCCTGCACCGTACTCCGCACTGCTTGAGTTCCCCGGCGTCGACCTCGTCAGTGCCAGTCCAGAACTCCTCTTGCACCGTGACGGCGACCGGATCGAGACCGAACCCATCGCCGGTACCAGGCCGCGTGGCGAGACGCCTGAGGCCGACGACCGACTGGAGGGGGACCTGCTCGACGACGAGAAGGAACGGGCCGAGCACGCGATGCTCGTCGACCTGGAACGCAACGACCTCGGGAAAGTGAGCAAATTCGGGAGCGTCGAGGTGTCGGACTACCGCCGCGTCGACCGCTACTCAGAGGTGATGCACCTCGTTTCTGTCGTCGAAGGCCGACTCCGTGACGGCGCGTCGCTGCAGGACGCCATTGCCGCGGTGTTCCCCGGCGGCACCATCACGGGTGCGCCCAAACCCCGGACGATGGAGATTATCGACGAGGTCGAGGCCACGCGACGGGGACCGTACACCGGCTCTATCGGCCTGTTCGGCTTCGACGGCCGGGCGACGCTGAACATCGTTATCAGAACGCTGGTTCGGTACGCTGAGGAGTACCACCTCCGCGTCGGTGCCGGCGTGGTCCACGATTCGGACCCCGACAGCGAGTATCAGGAGACGCTGGACAAGGGCCGCGCGCTCGTCAACGCCGTTGACGAGGCGCTGGGGCGGCGCGTCGACCTAGCGATGGAGGAACAGCAATGA